GTTAAATTTATCTGTTGATATATTTAAAAAATTCAAATATATCAATTAATTACATTTTTTTTATTCTGTTAAAAATCACTGTCTTTAGTTATGGATAACCCCTCGGATAAGATCGAAGCATCCGAAACGCACTATTCTATCCACCAGATTTGTTGAGCTTTTACCTTACTCTATTCACAGATTTCTAAGTCTTCAACTTCAATTTAACCTATGACGTTTCGCTTTCTCTTGATTACTTTTATATAAAAATTTTATTCCGACTGTGGATAACTCTGTTTTTTTGTCGATGGCACGGTATAATTAATCCCCCGTGTAGTATAAATGATAGCCTCACGTGCTCTATATTGTTTAAAGTTTAAACAAGTCATTCATTACCGAAATATTCTTTTGAAGAATATTCAGTAGTAATATAACTTAGCTTTTTTGGCCTGGTGCACCTTTTATTTTTGCCTTGTTTAAGGAGTTTTTGTGTCTGAAGATGTTTGGAAGAAATGTCGGGAGCTTCTTGAGGAGGAGTACCCGCCGCAACAATTCAATACGTGGTTACGTCCTTTACAGGCTGAAGTTCACGATAACGGTCTTGTTTTATTAGCACCTAACCGTTTTGTTGTGGATTGGGTTAAGAGAAATTTTTATACTCGTTTAAAAGAATTGATCAGCCAAATTGGCGGGGATGCCTTTTCGTTATTAAGTATTAGTATCGGAACAAAAACGGCTGAGCCTGTTTCTACTGATAGCCAATCCATTATAGCCCCAATCAATGTTCCAAAACCAACGCCTAAAAAAACAGCTGACTATAAAAACAGTTATCTCAACAAAAAATTTGTTTTTGAAAGTTTTGTCGAAGGAAATTCAAACCAATTAGCACGAGCTGCGTCATGGCAAGTTGCCGAGCGCCCTGGTGATGCGTATAACCCCTTATTTATATACGGTGGTGTCGGTTTAGGCAAAACCCATTTAATGCACGCCATTGGTAATGCTATCTTGAAGAATGATCCTGAAGCTAAAGTACTTTATCTTCATTCTGAGCGTTTTGTGGCCGATATGGTTAAAGCGCTACAAACTAATTCCATTAATGAGTTTAAGCGATTTTATCGATCACTCAATGTGCTGCTGATTGATGACATCCAGTTTTTTGCAGGTAAAGATCGATCTCAAGAAGAATTTTTCCATACTTTCAATGCGTTACTTGAAGGACAGCAGCAAATTATCCTGACCAGTGATCGCTATCCAAAGGAAATCGAAGGCATGGAAGAGCGGCTTAAGTCCCGCTTTGGATGGGGGTTAACTGTTGCTGTCGAGCCGCCTGAGCTTGAAACACGTGTTGCGATATTGATTAGCAAGGCTGAGCAATCGAATATTGAACTTCCTTATGAGGTTGCTTTTTTTATTGCCAAACGCATACGCTCTAATGTTCGTGAACTTGAGGGCGCTTTGCGGCGAGTGATTGCGAATGCCCATTTTACCGGCAAGCCCATTACAATTGATTTTGTGC
The genomic region above belongs to Legionella micdadei and contains:
- the dnaA gene encoding chromosomal replication initiator protein DnaA; this translates as MSEDVWKKCRELLEEEYPPQQFNTWLRPLQAEVHDNGLVLLAPNRFVVDWVKRNFYTRLKELISQIGGDAFSLLSISIGTKTAEPVSTDSQSIIAPINVPKPTPKKTADYKNSYLNKKFVFESFVEGNSNQLARAASWQVAERPGDAYNPLFIYGGVGLGKTHLMHAIGNAILKNDPEAKVLYLHSERFVADMVKALQTNSINEFKRFYRSLNVLLIDDIQFFAGKDRSQEEFFHTFNALLEGQQQIILTSDRYPKEIEGMEERLKSRFGWGLTVAVEPPELETRVAILISKAEQSNIELPYEVAFFIAKRIRSNVRELEGALRRVIANAHFTGKPITIDFVQEALRDLLALQDKLVTIENIQKTVAEYYKVKVADLLSKRRSRSIARPRQMAMALAKELTNHSLPEIGDHFGGRDHTTVLHACRKVKELIQDDNDFAEDYKNLMRTLSS